Proteins from a single region of Parasedimentitalea psychrophila:
- a CDS encoding tyrosine-type recombinase/integrase, whose product MAKRLTVKTVEASEPGRYSDGGGHGLMLLVKDTGSRFWVQRLTIRGRRRDIGLGSFPVVSLAEARNRALENKRAALRGEDPLSDKRRAKVEVAKRKSFAEAAQLACDELASGWKSQKEPKAFMSSLKTHVFPHFGLMDVGEVTSAEIRRAVLKCRKKVPNLATKVQHRVLSVFKFAVAEGLRADNPATAEALALPKAEKHTKNNRALPYSEVTCAVETVKASAAWISTKWALEFAVLTAGRSGEVRGARWDEIDLATATWIIPSARMKMGREHKVPLSSAAVAVLNKAGAQRDGGGLVFPSVMGKELSDSTLSKLLRELGVASTVHGFRASFRTWAQEQANVPEEVAEAALAHVKGDKTVAAYARSNLLDKRRGLMDAWAAYLGEDRVGNVVELGVRV is encoded by the coding sequence ATGGCAAAGAGATTGACGGTGAAGACAGTGGAGGCGTCAGAGCCAGGGCGCTACAGCGACGGAGGCGGACACGGTCTGATGTTGCTAGTGAAAGACACCGGGAGCCGCTTCTGGGTCCAGCGCCTAACAATTCGCGGGCGTCGCCGTGATATCGGGCTAGGGTCATTTCCGGTGGTTAGCTTGGCCGAAGCACGGAACCGGGCATTAGAAAACAAGCGCGCCGCCCTGCGCGGAGAAGACCCGTTGTCGGACAAGCGACGCGCCAAGGTCGAAGTCGCCAAGCGGAAGTCTTTCGCCGAAGCCGCCCAATTGGCTTGTGACGAGTTAGCAAGCGGGTGGAAAAGCCAGAAGGAACCAAAGGCATTTATGTCTTCCCTGAAGACCCATGTGTTCCCACACTTCGGTCTCATGGATGTCGGAGAGGTGACGAGCGCCGAAATCCGTCGCGCGGTTCTGAAATGTCGCAAAAAGGTACCGAACTTGGCGACCAAAGTGCAGCACCGGGTTCTGTCCGTATTCAAGTTTGCCGTTGCCGAGGGCCTGCGAGCCGACAACCCGGCGACCGCTGAAGCACTGGCGCTACCCAAGGCAGAAAAACACACCAAGAACAACCGCGCGCTTCCCTATTCTGAGGTCACTTGTGCCGTGGAAACCGTTAAGGCATCGGCCGCGTGGATCTCAACTAAGTGGGCGCTGGAATTCGCGGTGCTTACCGCTGGCCGTTCTGGAGAGGTTCGCGGGGCAAGGTGGGATGAAATAGACTTGGCAACCGCCACGTGGATTATCCCCAGCGCGCGGATGAAGATGGGTAGGGAACACAAGGTTCCTCTCAGCTCGGCTGCAGTGGCGGTTCTGAACAAAGCCGGCGCCCAGCGCGACGGCGGCGGCCTTGTATTCCCTTCAGTCATGGGCAAGGAGCTGTCAGACAGCACCCTGAGTAAGCTGCTGCGAGAATTGGGTGTGGCCAGCACAGTGCACGGCTTCCGCGCCTCCTTCCGTACTTGGGCACAGGAACAAGCCAACGTCCCCGAAGAGGTAGCCGAGGCCGCGCTGGCCCATGTCAAAGGCGACAAAACCGTGGCCGCCTATGCCCGCTCCAACCTGCTCGACAAGCGCCGAGGCCTAATGGACGCGTGGGCTGCATATCTGGGCGAAGACCGGGTCGGCAACGTGGTCGAACTTGGGGTTCGGGTATGA
- a CDS encoding SMP-30/gluconolactonase/LRE family protein, with protein sequence MRIAIGLVVVGLGYLLFWPVPVAPVAYEPLKTFGFAGEYAPNHALEKAVKITLPDGAIGPEDLAVMPDGAVYTTDQTGRLYRIDGESPVVVDQLGGRPLGLKAGPDGALYIADSFRGVMRWTGVGTLESVVSEIDGAPVIYANQLDVARDGTIYFSNSTDRFDPETLGGTKLTSVMTIWEQSDTGYVARRQPDGTVEKIATGFVYVNGVALSPDEDFLLINETGRARVHRLWLSGPKAGEREVFLDNLPGYPDNLEAQGDGTYWLAFASPRVPAEALMPYPFLRKVIWRLGPKVRPAPIHRGMLVQIDGEGRILRTLQDPNGTLGITTGGKMVGDQFYVMTLDSDGFARMPVADMPPLR encoded by the coding sequence ATGCGTATTGCAATAGGACTGGTTGTTGTCGGCCTAGGCTATCTGCTGTTCTGGCCAGTGCCGGTTGCGCCAGTTGCCTATGAACCTCTCAAGACCTTCGGCTTTGCTGGCGAATACGCTCCAAATCACGCGCTGGAGAAGGCCGTGAAGATTACCCTGCCAGACGGTGCAATTGGGCCCGAGGATCTGGCAGTAATGCCGGACGGCGCCGTCTACACTACCGATCAGACAGGGCGGCTTTACCGCATCGATGGCGAGTCACCGGTTGTGGTCGATCAGCTAGGCGGCAGACCTCTGGGGTTGAAGGCGGGGCCGGACGGGGCACTGTATATTGCCGACAGTTTTCGCGGTGTGATGCGCTGGACCGGAGTGGGGACACTCGAATCTGTTGTGAGCGAAATCGACGGGGCACCAGTAATCTATGCCAACCAGCTAGATGTGGCGCGGGACGGCACCATTTATTTCTCCAACTCCACTGACCGCTTTGATCCCGAGACTTTGGGCGGCACCAAGCTGACTTCGGTGATGACCATCTGGGAGCAGTCCGACACTGGCTATGTGGCACGACGCCAGCCCGACGGGACAGTCGAGAAAATCGCCACAGGGTTCGTCTATGTTAACGGCGTGGCCCTTTCGCCGGATGAGGACTTTCTGCTGATCAATGAAACCGGCCGCGCACGGGTGCATCGGCTGTGGCTAAGCGGCCCCAAGGCAGGAGAACGCGAGGTGTTTCTGGATAATCTGCCCGGATACCCCGATAATCTGGAGGCACAGGGTGATGGCACCTATTGGCTGGCTTTTGCCAGCCCGCGGGTGCCTGCCGAGGCGCTGATGCCCTATCCGTTCCTGCGCAAGGTGATCTGGCGGTTGGGCCCCAAGGTACGGCCCGCGCCGATCCATCGTGGCATGCTGGTGCAAATCGACGGCGAGGGGCGCATTCTGCGGACCCTGCAGGACCCGAATGGTACCTTGGGCATTACCACGGGCGGCAAGATGGTCGGTGACCAGTTTTATGTGATGACGCTGGACAGCGACGGCTTTGCCCGGATGCCGGTGGCGGACATGCCGCCTCTCCGTTGA